The following nucleotide sequence is from Columba livia isolate bColLiv1 breed racing homer chromosome 13, bColLiv1.pat.W.v2, whole genome shotgun sequence.
TCACTGTCAGACTGGGCCAATTAAGAAATGCTGCAGTGGCAGGAGCAAGACTCCAATTGCAGCTTTCCCAACGACACACCCAAGGAAACATTTAAggtattacatatatatatatatatatatatataagacttatatatatacacacaaatacataTACTTGGCTTGcagtgtgtgtggtggtggtgtggtGTTGCACCAGATGGCCTCTTGAAGTCTTGTCCAACATCACTTCCCCTATGACTCTGTGAATTAGGAGGTCTAAAAGCTGAACAAGGGCGATGTGAGCTGAAGGCAGCTTCACCAGCCTCTTTCACGTATTCCTGACGGTTCCCAGCAGTAGCCAAGTGTCTCTGGTTCAGCCTTGGGATGACCTGGAAAAATCCTCGTTCTGTTCAATAGCTGCAAGGTGGAGGGTGCAGACCTGGGGACAGCTGGTAAGGTGAAGCGCAGGGCTGCCAAAGCCCTCCTGAATAATCTATGTGCCAGATTTAGCAACTGTGTGTCGTGCCACAGCTTCCTGTTGCGCCCGGCCCTGTGACTCGGCCGCGGTGCCAGGGAGCTCTGCGACACTGGAGACTTCTGTGGGGCTCCCCCCTGGGAGCTGCCTCCTGACTCACACCATCCTGCAGGGAATGTATGTTCGTTTTCCAGTATGTGCTTCCTGCAAGGAGGCCCACAAGGGGCAgcagttaatgtttttaagCAGTTTGTTCTTTTCAACAAGGCTTGTTATGGGCTGGTATAAATTCTTGCTGCATTATGTCCTAGTTTTTATCTGACTACATATGTGTCACCCATGTGGTGGGGCACTGTTCAAAATGTGTTGAACTGGCCAATCTtcgtgccttttttttttcttcaagggAGGCATGAATTGCTCATTTTCAACGAATTCTTAAAAATTAGGAGAGTGAGAAAAATAGCATGTGTGTGAAGGCCCTACAGCAGTGTGGGCCATCTGTGTCAGAGCACAGAAGTGCAGACCATGTCCCTAAAACAACTGAGGCATTTGTAACTCTTTCCGTTCTGACTgtgcaaaagaataaaaaatgactgaaatagCCGTTGTGTGAACACCACCAGTAAGTTGCATTTCCAAATGTGAAATCAGTTGTACTTTGCAAAGcaggctggcagagctgcagagcctCCTCTTTGGAGGAGGGGATGGCATCACACTGACATAGCAGCTTGTGAGTATTTGGCTTCTGCAGGTCACAGGAGGAAAGAGCATCCCCAAGGATGGCAGACTGACCAGCTTAAGGGCAAGGAAACCCACTGAATATGATGATGCAATATGAGGAAAACAGGAGTCGACTGGTTCTTTTGCTCTTTCCCCAGGCATCCACTTTTGGCCACAGTTGGAGACAAGATCCCAGCACTGATGAACCTTTTGCCTGAAAGACACAGCTGCTCTTGCAGGACCATGGTGTGCGAAGGTAAATGTGACCAAGCTCCCATCTGTGCTGTGAAGCTGAAGACAGGAAAGCAGCAAAGAGCTTCGAAAAGGTAAGATATTTACAAAGCATCCTTTCAATCCTATCAGATCTGGTCATGGTTTCTGAATTCTTGTGACTTTTAGCAAGAAAATTGAGAAAATTCCCCAAACCAAGGTCCCAGTGCTTCAAGCTTTGCAAGTTCATAGCCCAGGCAAATACTTACCTTCTGGAACACTCCAAAAATAATGGGAGTCTTGAAAAGGAACTGATCCCCAGTACTGACTGTCCTACATGTGAACTAGCCGGACTGGTTAAAGCTTAATTAAAAATAGCCAGAGTggctaaattattttctaagtgCAGCTGCAAAACATTAGCTGTGGGCATATTTTAGACCTTAATTAGTAACACTTGCACTAAAGGACCAAAATCTTTCATGAATGCAGCTGCAATCAattacagagtcacagaatgtcagggattggaagggacctggaaaactcatccagtgcaatccccccatggagcaggaacacccagatgaggttacacaggaaggtgtccaggtgggttggaatgtctgcacagaaggagactccacaacccccctgggcagcctgggccaggctctgccaccctcactgagaagaagtttcttctcaaatttaagtggaacctcttgtgttccagtttgaacccattaccccttgtcctatcattggttgtcaccgagaagagcctggctccatcctcctgacactcaccctttagatatctgtaaacattaatgaggtcacccctcagtctcctcttgtccagctccagagccccagctccctcagcctttcctcacacgggagatgctccactcccttcagcatctttgttgccctgcactggactctctccagcagttccctgtcctgctggacctgaggggccacaactggacacaatattccaggtgtggtctccccagggcagagtagaggggcaggagaacctctctgacctactgaccacccccttctaatccaccccaggatgccattggctttcctggccacaagggcccagtgctggctcatggtcatcctgctgtccccaggtccctttcccctatgctgctctctaataggtcattcctcagcttacactggaacctggggttgctcctgcccagatgcaagactctacacaaTTAATATCAGGCACTTCCGTAGGCAATACAAAGGTCTCCTGGAAATGGTTTTAATGCCCACCTAGATTTAAAAACTACAATACTTATACACAACAAACTACAAAGTCAAAGATAACTACAAAATGTCTTTATTGAAAAAAGCAGATTATAGCATCTAAGGTTAAATGAAACTTCTgactttaatattaaataacTTAGAATGATAGCAAGTAGCTTCTTCTTTAGATAAATAAATCTACATTTCccaattttttcttcttcaacaaTCAAGGGaatcaaacactgaaacaaaaccacaagtaGTTCTAAAGACTAAAAGACAGAAGCACATTGAAAGGTTTTACAAAGATATATACACAAAAATAGTTAAACTAATGTATATTTTCAGCATGTAAACTAGTTACATGATATACAAACTGGGAATTTATATATTtcctacaaaataaaaatcaacgtTGGTCCAAGTTCTTGGAAGAAAACTatattcttttaaagaaaatgaaaatatttcttaaatgaAAACTTAATTTAAGTCAAATTATATACTCTAGTTACGGCATTAGTTACAGAATGAATCACaaacttttaaacttttcttgAAACACAAGAAAGCAGCTTTTGTCTCCTTTAGAGCTTTGGTTTACTTAACTACTCTGGAATTTCTGGTCTTAAAGAGCTCCTCTAaccatgttttccttttgaagctCCACCTTacaaaatatatacacacacgcgCGTGCACAcaagtgaaaggaaaaggaaagcaacccaaacaaaccctcTTTGAAAGCTCAGTGATctgtgttcttttgttttcaaattatcGTTTTGGTCCCGTCTTTGGAACGTGCCGTCCAGTGCGCGAGGGGCTCTGATTGCCTGCAACAGCTTTGTGCTGTAGCGACTGTGTGAGGGTCCTCACCCCAATGGGAAGGTGTAGTCCTGATGCAAATGAGAACAAGTTGTTGTATTTTTATGGAAATATTCCCAAAGTACAGCAAAGGCTTCTGAAGAACAATCACATCATAAAATGAACTCCAGAAAGTTTACATCTGTGTTGAACTGATTTAACATAAGAATACTCCttaagaaaagcattaaaagaaGCTTTCTCATTTACATGATTCCCCAGAAAGGAGGTAAGAAGTGCAGAAACTGTCACTAGCACTAAAGAGTACAGCACATCATTGCTTtagatttgcttttgtttttctctttgattgaaaacaaaaccaaaaagacccACAACCTGGCAGATTTTTCTCTAGCTCCAGTTTTTGTCCTAAATGCTGGCAAAACAAAGCTGTACTTCATTATACACTAATGGAATGCACCTGTCTAtagaaaatactggaaaaaaatgctgctttctggttttaaacaaaTTGCTTATTCTCTATTGAAATATTaccttttggtatttttttttccatgatgaTATTTAACACATTGGAACTGAGTAGAACTACAAGAGACTGACAAATTAATatgtgaaatgaaattaaaacatgacCGTGTTCTACAGTATGATCAttttcaaaaaagaagaaaaggtgtgGTATGTACACGCTGGATAATGTGCTGCCCCTTGAGAAGTATGTTGGAGTGGAAACTTAAACGTGCCCCTGAAGGAGGCAAAGTGTTAAGGGGGGCACTGGCAGGAGACGGGGCTGAACCCCAGAGTCACCGCCACCTCTGCCCACTGCCATTCTGAAGGCTTTGCTTCCATACTGGTGAGGCAAGGCATTTTTCCAGTACTGGTAGGGGGTGAGCTGCTCACAAGAACAGACCCAAACctcttctgtgtattttaatgaCTGCTTTCTTAATTTGGCTTCCTTAATAAATATTGTACAAGTAAAAAATGCCTCAAAGCTAAATGTGATCCAAAGCAGCTTCcttaaataaagaagtattacaTTGCAGCTGATGATAAAAGTTTATCCTGAAGCTCTGATCTCTTCCATATTTGTAGTAACCTTAAGGAATTGACCTAGTCATACAATCCAATTTAAgactgtttttcctccttttctagCGTCTGCTGTTTGGGCAAGAGGCGCGTGTTCCTCCACTGCCCGCTGAGGCTGGGCCGGGGCCTGCGGACACAGAGGTAATGGTTGCAAAGGCAGAAAAGGTGTGCACGCACCCAGTGGCCTCTCTTGCAGGCCAGGCCGCTTCGGTCACACTGCAGGAACAGGGCACTAGTTGTGCTGTTGTTCCTTCTAAACATGGCTACTATCATATTAAATCTGTTAGTTATAaactgatatatatatatatattaagtagaaaatgactttttaaaggAGCATCTGACTTGCCAAGGAGCATTCAGTAGGACTGGTTAATCTAGGCCAATGGCAGTTTGGCTAAAGTTCGGGAAACACACCTTTTGTTCCTTACTcgtaggaaaaaaaacagttcacaGAATTTGTCCTGCCCGCCTCCTCCCCAAGAGGGAAATCCAGACTTTCAAAAAGTTATGTTAAGGGAGTTACTTATTCCACTTTGGAATTAGTGTCCATTGGATGCTCTTTGTACTTTTCAAGAGCACCACAAATGCCTTTCTAAAAATCAATAGAGCATGAGAAACTAAACTGCAATGGTGTTGCCAAATAAGTATTTCATCAGTCTGCGTGCTGAATTTAACATGGGATCATTTCCGAATGGATCTGAATGGATTCTCACCGTGCTAAGCACTGGCATGGAAATGTTCCAGTTTACACATGCAGAGAATCTGGTATTTTCACTTCCTCTGGAGCCAAAgagttttatttcattgtaaTTTTGGATACAGCTAAAGACAGCAATGatggatttatttaaaatataaattcagGAAGGCTGGATCAATTCTCATGAGAATGCAagagtttttttaaatgtacagaTGTGTGATTTGCATGTAAATCATCAACACATGGTAGAAAACAAACCATAAAAAAGATTCATCTAACTTCCTATATGGAAGACATATATTTCCCCAGAGCTCTGAGGTTACTGTAAAAGCTTATGCAAAATATGAAAGTGTGTACATTCTATGTACATCTAATACTTGTTATAAAATACCAATGGTTCAATGGTCTGACTctctaaattattatttctgctaAACTGTACTTGTTTTCCAATGAAGACAATCACCATAATCAGTTCAAAAGTACATCTAGAAAAGAACACAAAGCTGAAAAGATAATCCAAAAGCCACCGTCCCCCTCCTTTTTTAATAATGTATCAACATACAATCATAAAGCAGTGGGTAACAAATGAAGTCTTGTGTAAAAGAAGTAGTATAAAGACAAGTGTACCTTTGCATAGAAAGGGGTTGCTGCTAACCctattaaacaaaaaacaggTTTAAAAGATGAATTCTTTAGTTAAGTGCCAAACCATCAAGCTGATGTGAATGCATTTTGAtacagcagggggattggactagatatcttttgaggtcccttccaatcccaaacaaacaaacatactgtgataccgTGTCTATCTTTGTACACAGCAAGCGATTACAGAGGTCTGTAACTTTCTTAACTGTTGTGACCCTGCGTGTGCCAACCTTTTGGATATATTCCTCTGTAATGTGGATTTATAGGAGGCGCTTGCCACACTTCGCTAACAAGCTAAATAGTCTTTGGATGACTGTGGAACCTTGTAGTATGGAAAGCTGGCCTGGCGCTGCT
It contains:
- the LOC110355908 gene encoding uncharacterized protein LOC110355908 isoform X2, whose product is MRRSAPPLSFWKPSAGPAAGHQCPFFPPCFEEALWKKISGSHVPWQRLCHLFLLFAAVKLKARASVSQPAGVSEPATPNVDTEQLCHCQTGPIKKCCSGRSKTPIAAFPTTHPRKHLRHPLLATVGDKIPALMNLLPERHSCSCRTMVCEGKCDQAPICAVKLKTGKQQRASKSVCCLGKRRVFLHCPLRLGRGLRTQRSWKCLSEFCDVHWIAWRWM